In Microbacterium maritypicum, the following are encoded in one genomic region:
- a CDS encoding A/G-specific adenine glycosylase has product MPGPQAPSDVVSRLPTWYRSTARDLPWRRAEFHDEFGAWGVLVSEFMLQQTPVSRVVPHLEAWLARWPTPAAMASASAAEVVHQWANLGYPRRALWLFRAAVEITERHGGIVPRDVEALLALSGIGDYTARAVAVFAYGDRHPVVDTNTRRVLARAVQGRAQPAPPSRRDLELMDSLLPDSLADAAEFNAAMMELGATMCTSRAPRCEQCPLANSCAWLAAGRPDTGDERRRQATYEGSDRQARGAVLRLLRDRSPEAVPLDLVLPEWPDPRQRDRAIDSLIADGLAEADGMALSLPR; this is encoded by the coding sequence ATGCCCGGACCGCAGGCCCCTTCCGATGTCGTATCGCGCCTGCCGACGTGGTATCGATCGACCGCTCGAGACCTGCCGTGGCGCCGAGCGGAGTTCCATGACGAGTTCGGCGCGTGGGGCGTCCTGGTCAGCGAATTCATGCTTCAGCAGACTCCGGTCTCCCGAGTCGTCCCGCACCTCGAGGCGTGGCTCGCGCGCTGGCCCACACCCGCGGCGATGGCCTCTGCCTCGGCCGCGGAAGTCGTGCACCAGTGGGCCAATCTCGGATACCCGCGTCGCGCGCTCTGGTTGTTCCGGGCGGCTGTCGAGATCACCGAGCGGCACGGCGGGATCGTGCCGCGCGACGTCGAGGCCCTGCTCGCCCTGTCCGGCATCGGCGACTATACGGCCCGCGCGGTCGCGGTCTTCGCTTACGGCGACCGTCACCCGGTCGTCGACACGAACACTCGGCGCGTCCTGGCCAGGGCTGTTCAGGGGCGGGCCCAGCCGGCACCGCCCTCGCGGCGCGACCTGGAGCTGATGGACTCCCTCCTGCCCGACTCACTGGCCGACGCCGCGGAGTTCAACGCCGCCATGATGGAGCTCGGCGCGACCATGTGCACGTCGCGGGCACCGCGATGCGAGCAGTGCCCCCTGGCCAACAGCTGCGCGTGGCTGGCAGCCGGCAGGCCGGACACCGGGGATGAACGCCGTCGCCAGGCCACCTACGAAGGCTCGGATCGACAGGCACGCGGTGCCGTGCTGCGGCTGCTGCGCGATCGGTCCCCGGAGGCGGTGCCGCTCGACCTCGTGCTCCCGGAGTGGCCGGATCCCCGTCAGCGCGACCGGGCGATCGACTCGCTCATCGCCGACGGTCTCGCCGAAGCCGACGGGATGGCCCTCTCGCTGCCGCGCTGA
- a CDS encoding response regulator transcription factor, with translation MLLDELLELDLGCVPHVLARLAAELDADSPTIREVAERLSADQRHGRLPLPSPLPLVPSIVRRFDATQFDDRDRELLTALSVCLDGGLDALLEFDGRSAAAIAAAPVGEHIRVHAGHSRFADPRLSIWIRATTGTAAIAGVHERLSAIFRRRGDRVSEGWHRARASLEAAPETAVELTVIARQLSEAGHPERALLLAREAAEHAVGGAREEAHLVAGASAVGAGFAAEAVAWFGGLYPHAAERRRLQALGGLFVAQAFEQGSVPEVDPRVLRPCTDDSDDWCHWTRAAALAAVLCAERGDRRGMRVWLDAVREGATRIGAEHELRDPVVALSWLIAGERDIGATVGSGPVTGGMLRALQAAMGGDVDLGLRVLASGGSGMPADADPFVPGFEHSPVVQAYRAVVEVLLLVWRGDIGLARDRLIQAAVVLPVSLPLAGLGVVLARRLDLAVLGELGPYARSLTEGLPAGARIDRLVDRGIQSFLAGSFDDAAATIRLWADLGSARTTMTVPALDELALDPDGRSTPAPSIEPPEIALAQSLRVRLATAGDGRWRSECVEVREEARTLRSPFARARVETMLGTQYAIRDDHPSARIHLEHAERLFELCGATAWARTIRGRLDRLDAKEGSIVPTVDPLAACRAAWSLQLTARELEVAMYAVGGAANRDIAEMLNFSVRTVEVHLGRVFAKLDVRSRVELTVLAHRTDHHL, from the coding sequence GTGTTGCTGGACGAGCTCCTGGAGCTCGACCTCGGCTGTGTGCCGCACGTGCTCGCCCGTCTCGCTGCCGAGCTGGACGCGGATTCTCCGACGATCCGCGAAGTCGCCGAGCGCCTGTCAGCGGACCAACGCCACGGTCGGCTCCCGCTGCCCAGCCCGCTCCCGCTCGTGCCCTCGATCGTGCGGAGATTCGACGCCACGCAGTTCGATGACAGGGATCGCGAGCTGCTGACGGCGCTCTCCGTCTGCCTGGACGGTGGACTCGACGCCCTCCTCGAGTTCGACGGCAGGTCGGCGGCCGCGATCGCCGCAGCTCCGGTGGGGGAGCACATCCGGGTGCATGCCGGCCACTCGCGCTTCGCCGATCCCCGTCTCTCCATCTGGATCAGAGCCACCACCGGCACCGCAGCCATCGCCGGTGTCCACGAGCGGCTGAGCGCGATCTTCCGCCGTCGGGGTGACCGGGTGAGCGAGGGTTGGCACCGCGCTCGCGCGTCCCTCGAGGCGGCTCCCGAGACCGCGGTCGAGCTGACGGTCATCGCGCGACAGCTCAGTGAGGCCGGCCACCCGGAACGCGCGCTGCTGCTCGCGAGAGAGGCGGCGGAACATGCTGTCGGCGGAGCCCGCGAAGAAGCGCATCTCGTGGCGGGCGCTTCGGCCGTCGGCGCCGGCTTCGCTGCGGAAGCGGTCGCGTGGTTCGGCGGTCTGTACCCGCACGCGGCGGAGCGTCGGCGGCTCCAGGCCCTCGGCGGTCTGTTCGTCGCGCAGGCATTCGAGCAGGGCTCAGTGCCGGAGGTCGACCCGCGAGTGCTGCGCCCGTGCACGGACGACTCCGACGACTGGTGCCACTGGACGAGGGCGGCTGCTCTGGCTGCGGTGTTGTGCGCGGAACGGGGCGATCGGCGCGGGATGCGTGTCTGGCTCGACGCCGTCCGGGAAGGCGCCACGCGGATCGGTGCCGAGCACGAACTCAGGGACCCCGTCGTCGCGCTGAGCTGGCTGATCGCGGGTGAACGCGACATCGGCGCGACCGTAGGCTCCGGGCCGGTGACGGGAGGAATGCTGCGCGCGCTGCAGGCCGCGATGGGCGGGGACGTTGACCTGGGGCTGCGCGTGCTCGCGAGCGGCGGATCGGGGATGCCCGCCGACGCGGATCCGTTCGTTCCGGGATTCGAGCACAGCCCCGTCGTCCAGGCGTATCGCGCGGTCGTCGAGGTTCTGTTGCTGGTGTGGCGCGGCGACATCGGCCTTGCGCGCGACCGGTTGATCCAGGCCGCAGTCGTGCTGCCGGTGTCGTTGCCACTCGCCGGGTTGGGCGTGGTGCTGGCCAGGCGTCTCGACCTCGCCGTGCTCGGTGAACTCGGACCGTACGCCCGATCGCTCACCGAAGGGCTGCCGGCGGGCGCGAGGATCGACCGTCTCGTCGACCGCGGCATCCAGTCGTTTCTCGCCGGTTCATTCGACGACGCTGCAGCCACCATCCGTCTCTGGGCCGATCTCGGATCGGCTCGGACCACCATGACGGTCCCGGCACTCGATGAGCTCGCGCTCGACCCGGACGGTCGATCGACCCCCGCGCCGTCCATCGAGCCGCCGGAGATCGCCCTCGCGCAGAGTCTGCGCGTCCGGCTGGCGACGGCTGGGGATGGTCGCTGGCGTTCCGAGTGCGTCGAAGTGCGCGAGGAGGCGCGGACGCTCCGCTCCCCGTTCGCGCGGGCGAGGGTGGAGACGATGCTCGGCACCCAGTACGCCATCCGCGACGATCATCCCTCGGCTCGTATCCACCTGGAGCACGCCGAGAGGTTGTTCGAGCTGTGCGGTGCGACGGCATGGGCGCGCACGATCCGCGGACGGCTGGACAGGCTCGATGCCAAGGAGGGGAGCATCGTTCCCACCGTCGATCCGCTGGCGGCGTGTCGAGCCGCATGGTCGCTGCAGCTGACCGCGCGCGAGCTGGAAGTCGCGATGTACGCCGTCGGCGGGGCGGCGAACCGTGACATCGCCGAGATGCTCAATTTCTCGGTCCGTACGGTGGAGGTCCACCTCGGCCGGGTCTTCGCGAAACTCGATGTCCGCAGTCGGGTCGAGCTGACGGTGCTGGCACATCGCACCGACCATCACCTCTGA
- a CDS encoding DEAD/DEAH box helicase translates to MPTTATAATRRKKTSRRDDEAPLIPILARKVREIEAKSQRGKLGPTNRVKFQVIAFLVREERARVKADAEIGDPARAELLKRLDGVATILAKTAARDTSLIQLLEADQATSPVAKRMRRDWLLESGAELAPEELIIADAAPVQISTVPAAIAERQVTPPSVESRQLANPFLAPDLTPRPAATPRRRLDGWELMGPLYKAFETGAGGSAASMDLPPAPEYDHISPKGLEVMVHQSRFLEAVKAGHRSFLLADEPGLGKTAQSVLAASVAGAYPLLVVVPNVVKMNWAREVERWTPQRRATVIQGDGTDIDAFADVFIVNYEILDRHMSWLASIGLRGMVVDEAHFIKNLSSQRSQNVLSLAAQVRERTPGHDPLMLALTGTPLINDVEDFDAIWRFLGWTTGEKPGPELMEKLDATGFTPADKAFYPEARDAVISMGIVRRKKKDVAADLPDKLIADLPVQLDDEFGRSIRQAERELGERLAARYRRIIEARGDRGLAPGEIDEDIVRLVAQNELEESKAAGTGGDNVFTMVRRIGQAKAQLAADYAAQLQRSVGKVVFFAKHIDVMDRAEAHFAAVGIRSVSIRGDQTSTTRQQAIDDFNSDPSVGIAVCSLTAAGVGLNLQAASNVVLAELSWTAAEQTQAIDRVHRIGQDEPVTAWRIIAAHTIDTKIAELIDQKQGLAARALDGEAVEESAAEPVQLAALMHLLRQALGAA, encoded by the coding sequence ATGCCGACTACGGCAACCGCCGCCACGCGGCGCAAGAAGACGTCCCGTCGCGACGATGAGGCACCCCTCATCCCGATCCTGGCGCGCAAGGTGCGCGAGATCGAGGCGAAGTCGCAGCGCGGGAAGCTCGGCCCGACGAACCGGGTGAAGTTCCAGGTGATCGCGTTCCTGGTGCGCGAGGAGCGCGCCAGAGTGAAGGCGGACGCCGAGATCGGTGACCCGGCACGCGCTGAGCTGCTGAAGCGCCTCGACGGTGTGGCCACCATCCTCGCCAAGACTGCCGCGCGCGACACGTCGCTCATCCAGCTGCTCGAGGCCGACCAGGCGACGTCGCCGGTCGCCAAGCGCATGCGACGCGACTGGCTTCTCGAGTCGGGAGCGGAGCTCGCTCCCGAGGAGCTGATCATCGCCGATGCCGCACCCGTTCAGATCTCCACGGTTCCCGCGGCGATCGCCGAGCGACAGGTCACGCCTCCTTCGGTCGAGTCGCGGCAGCTGGCGAACCCGTTCCTCGCTCCGGATCTCACGCCGCGTCCGGCTGCGACCCCGCGCCGTCGCCTCGACGGCTGGGAGCTCATGGGCCCGCTGTACAAGGCGTTCGAGACCGGAGCCGGCGGATCCGCTGCGTCGATGGATCTGCCGCCGGCGCCGGAGTACGACCACATCTCGCCCAAGGGCCTCGAGGTCATGGTGCATCAGTCGCGGTTCCTGGAGGCGGTGAAGGCGGGTCACCGCAGCTTCCTCCTGGCAGACGAGCCCGGCCTCGGCAAGACGGCGCAGTCGGTGCTGGCCGCCTCGGTGGCCGGTGCGTACCCGCTGCTCGTCGTCGTGCCCAACGTCGTGAAGATGAACTGGGCGCGCGAGGTCGAGCGGTGGACGCCGCAGCGCCGCGCCACGGTCATCCAGGGCGACGGCACCGACATCGACGCGTTCGCCGACGTGTTCATCGTGAACTACGAGATCCTCGATCGGCACATGTCGTGGCTGGCCTCGATCGGTCTGCGCGGAATGGTCGTCGACGAGGCGCACTTCATCAAGAACCTCTCTTCGCAGCGCTCCCAGAACGTCCTCTCGCTGGCTGCTCAGGTGCGTGAGCGCACGCCGGGGCATGATCCCCTGATGCTCGCCCTCACCGGCACGCCGCTGATCAACGACGTCGAGGACTTCGACGCGATCTGGCGCTTCCTGGGGTGGACCACGGGCGAGAAGCCCGGCCCCGAGCTGATGGAGAAGCTCGACGCCACGGGGTTCACCCCGGCCGACAAGGCGTTCTACCCCGAGGCACGCGACGCCGTCATCTCGATGGGCATCGTGCGACGCAAGAAGAAGGACGTCGCCGCCGATCTGCCGGACAAGCTGATCGCCGATCTGCCGGTGCAGCTCGACGACGAGTTCGGACGGAGCATCCGCCAGGCCGAACGCGAACTCGGCGAGCGGCTCGCGGCTCGGTACCGTCGCATCATCGAGGCCCGCGGAGACCGTGGACTGGCGCCCGGGGAGATCGACGAGGACATCGTCCGCCTCGTCGCCCAGAACGAGCTCGAGGAGTCGAAGGCTGCGGGCACCGGAGGAGACAACGTCTTCACGATGGTCCGCCGAATCGGCCAGGCCAAGGCGCAGCTCGCGGCGGACTATGCAGCGCAGTTGCAGCGGTCTGTCGGCAAGGTCGTCTTCTTCGCGAAGCACATCGACGTGATGGACCGTGCGGAGGCCCACTTCGCCGCCGTGGGCATCCGGTCGGTGTCGATCCGCGGAGACCAGACCTCGACGACTCGCCAGCAGGCGATCGACGACTTCAACAGCGACCCTTCCGTGGGGATCGCGGTCTGCTCGCTCACCGCGGCCGGCGTCGGCCTGAACCTGCAGGCGGCGTCGAACGTCGTCCTCGCAGAGCTGTCCTGGACGGCGGCCGAACAGACTCAGGCGATCGACCGCGTGCACCGCATCGGTCAGGACGAGCCGGTCACGGCGTGGCGGATCATCGCCGCGCACACGATCGACACCAAGATCGCTGAGCTGATCGATCAGAAACAAGGCCTCGCGGCACGCGCGCTCGACGGCGAGGCCGTCGAGGAGTCGGCCGCAGAACCCGTGCAGCTGGCGGCTCTCATGCACCTGCTGCGGCAGGCTCTGGGCGCGGCATAA
- the rbfA gene encoding 30S ribosome-binding factor RbfA produces the protein MAGERQARLADRIRVILAERLEKGLRDPRLGFVTITDVRVTGDLQHASVFYTVLGTEEERIASGAALTSATGMLRSEVGRQLSTRLVPTLEFIPDALPENADHIGALLREAQQRDADVAKLASSASHAGDADPYRTEDDPE, from the coding sequence ATGGCAGGCGAACGACAGGCCCGACTCGCGGATCGTATCCGCGTGATCCTCGCCGAGCGGCTGGAGAAGGGGCTGCGCGATCCGCGCCTCGGCTTCGTCACCATCACCGACGTCCGTGTGACCGGTGATCTTCAGCACGCATCGGTGTTCTACACGGTGCTGGGCACGGAAGAAGAGCGCATCGCCAGCGGCGCCGCGCTCACCTCGGCGACCGGCATGCTGCGCAGCGAGGTCGGACGGCAGCTGAGCACCCGTCTGGTGCCCACGCTCGAGTTCATCCCGGATGCCCTCCCGGAGAACGCGGACCACATCGGTGCGCTGCTCCGCGAGGCACAGCAGCGCGATGCCGACGTCGCGAAACTCGCGTCTTCCGCATCTCACGCCGGCGACGCCGATCCGTACCGCACGGAGGACGACCCGGAGTGA
- a CDS encoding S9 family peptidase: MTDAPLAARRSTLRTHHGDTFDDPYEWMRAKDSAEVIAHLEAENAHTDDETAHLADLRERLFEEIKSRVQETDLSVPTRRGDWWYYSRTEEGAQYGIHCRAAAEHDDWTPPRLEAGVPVPGEVVLLDGNVEAEGHEFFSLGAFDTSDDATKLLWSTDFEGDELYTVHVRDLVSGETLDDEIPNTGGAFFTPDGTGVLYTTRDEAWRPDTLWLHRLGTPVADDVQLFHEPDEKFWLGAGITRSRRYLVIGVGSSITSEEYLVDLTGDLTATPRLVWPRREGVEYSIDHAVVDGEDRLFILHNDGALDFELVSVAASDPQGERRRVVAHEAGRRLLGMDAFRDFATVEYRSEGLERVGLLDYTTNTVDEIPFDEPLYSAGVSGNPEWHSPFLRLGYTSFVTPGTVYDLDLSNRELVLRKQVTVLGGYDPDEYGQRREWATASDGVRVPISLVWKRSFGEPGAGARPVHLYGYGSYEHSIDPGFSVARLSELDRGVIFAVAHVRGGGEMGRQWYEDGKLLSKRNTFTDFVSCGEHLVATGVTTPSRLVAEGGSAGGLLMGAVANLAPELFAGILAGVPFVDALTTILDPSLPLTVIEWDEWGDPLHDADVYEYMKSYSPYENVRDGVQYPRILAVTSLNDTRVLYVEPAKWVARLREAGASDVLLKCEMVAGHGGVSGRYNSWRERAFELAWMLDTLGLAEA, translated from the coding sequence GTGACTGACGCTCCCCTCGCTGCCCGCCGCTCCACGCTCCGCACGCACCACGGTGACACATTCGACGACCCGTACGAGTGGATGCGGGCGAAGGACTCCGCCGAGGTCATCGCGCACCTCGAGGCGGAGAACGCCCACACCGACGACGAGACGGCGCACCTGGCCGACCTGCGCGAGCGCCTCTTCGAGGAGATCAAGAGTCGCGTGCAGGAGACCGATCTGTCCGTTCCCACCCGGCGCGGAGACTGGTGGTACTACAGCCGCACCGAAGAGGGCGCCCAGTACGGCATCCACTGCCGGGCCGCCGCGGAGCACGACGACTGGACTCCCCCGAGGCTCGAGGCCGGCGTGCCGGTTCCCGGCGAGGTCGTGCTGCTCGACGGGAACGTCGAGGCCGAGGGGCACGAGTTCTTCTCGCTCGGGGCGTTCGACACCTCGGACGACGCGACGAAGCTGCTCTGGTCGACCGACTTCGAAGGCGACGAGCTGTACACGGTGCACGTGCGCGACCTCGTCTCTGGCGAGACCCTCGACGACGAGATCCCGAACACCGGCGGCGCCTTCTTCACCCCGGACGGCACCGGCGTCCTCTACACGACCCGAGATGAAGCCTGGCGGCCCGACACCCTGTGGCTGCACCGCCTCGGCACACCGGTCGCGGACGATGTCCAGCTGTTCCACGAACCCGACGAGAAGTTCTGGCTCGGCGCCGGGATCACCCGCAGCCGCCGGTACCTCGTCATCGGCGTCGGTTCGAGCATCACGAGCGAGGAGTACCTCGTCGATCTGACCGGCGACCTCACCGCGACGCCTCGCCTGGTGTGGCCGCGCCGCGAAGGAGTGGAGTACTCCATCGATCACGCCGTGGTGGACGGCGAGGACAGGCTCTTCATCCTGCACAACGACGGAGCCCTCGACTTCGAACTCGTCTCGGTGGCGGCGTCCGACCCTCAGGGCGAACGGCGCCGGGTCGTCGCCCACGAGGCGGGAAGGCGTCTGCTCGGCATGGATGCGTTCCGCGACTTCGCAACGGTCGAGTACCGCAGCGAGGGACTCGAGCGCGTCGGGCTTCTCGACTACACCACGAACACCGTCGACGAGATCCCCTTCGACGAGCCGCTGTACTCCGCCGGAGTGAGCGGGAACCCGGAGTGGCACTCCCCCTTCCTGCGACTCGGATACACGTCGTTCGTCACGCCCGGCACGGTGTACGACCTCGACCTGTCGAACCGCGAGCTGGTGCTGCGCAAGCAGGTCACCGTACTCGGCGGCTACGACCCGGACGAGTACGGCCAGCGGCGCGAATGGGCGACGGCGTCCGATGGGGTGCGCGTGCCGATCTCCCTCGTGTGGAAGCGCTCATTCGGCGAGCCCGGTGCGGGAGCACGCCCCGTGCATCTCTACGGCTATGGTTCCTACGAGCATTCGATCGACCCCGGGTTCTCGGTCGCGCGACTCTCCGAGCTCGATCGCGGCGTGATCTTCGCGGTCGCTCACGTGCGCGGCGGCGGCGAGATGGGCCGCCAGTGGTACGAAGACGGGAAGCTGCTCAGCAAGCGCAACACCTTCACGGACTTCGTCTCCTGCGGTGAGCACCTGGTCGCGACCGGTGTCACCACGCCGAGCCGACTGGTCGCCGAGGGCGGCAGCGCGGGCGGACTGCTGATGGGCGCCGTCGCCAACCTCGCCCCCGAACTCTTCGCCGGAATCCTCGCCGGAGTTCCGTTCGTCGACGCTCTGACGACGATCCTCGACCCGTCGCTGCCCCTCACCGTGATCGAGTGGGACGAATGGGGCGATCCTCTCCACGACGCCGACGTCTACGAGTACATGAAGTCGTACTCGCCGTACGAGAACGTCCGCGACGGCGTCCAGTACCCCCGCATCCTCGCGGTGACATCACTCAATGACACCCGCGTGCTCTACGTGGAGCCGGCGAAGTGGGTCGCACGTCTGCGCGAGGCCGGTGCCTCCGACGTGCTCCTCAAGTGCGAGATGGTCGCCGGGCACGGCGGCGTGAGCGGCCGCTACAACTCATGGCGGGAGCGCGCCTTCGAGCTCGCCTGGATGCTCGACACCCTCGGCCTCGCCGAGGCCTGA
- a CDS encoding 6-phosphofructokinase — protein sequence MKIGILTSGGDCPGLNAVIRGIVLKGTTTYDLEFVGIRDGWRGLVDGDFMPLTRHEVKGLSKVGGTILGTSRTNPYEGERGGAENIAKTLYGHKIDGIIAIGGEGTLAAADRLAKDGIKVIGVPKTIDNDLQATDYSFGFDTAVNIATDAMDRLRTTGDSHQRCMVAEVMGRHVGWIALHAGMAAGAHVICIPEVPMSIDDITELVTSAHDRGRAPLVVVSEGFKLLGMDEAYSDKGLDAFNRPRLGGIGDLLAPEIERITGIETRATILGHIQRGGSPSAFDRVLATRLGLHAADALVDGAWGQMVAMQGTDIVRVPFADALGELNTVPRYRYDEAAALFG from the coding sequence ATGAAGATCGGCATCCTGACGAGCGGCGGCGACTGCCCCGGACTCAACGCGGTCATCCGCGGCATCGTGCTCAAGGGCACCACCACGTACGACCTGGAGTTCGTCGGCATCCGTGACGGATGGCGGGGGCTGGTCGACGGAGACTTCATGCCGCTCACGCGCCACGAGGTGAAGGGCCTGTCCAAGGTCGGCGGCACGATCCTCGGCACCAGCCGCACGAACCCCTACGAGGGCGAGCGCGGGGGAGCGGAGAACATCGCCAAGACCCTCTACGGGCACAAGATCGACGGCATCATCGCGATCGGCGGCGAAGGCACTCTCGCCGCGGCCGACCGTCTCGCGAAGGACGGCATCAAGGTCATCGGCGTCCCCAAGACGATCGACAACGACCTGCAGGCGACGGACTACTCGTTCGGCTTCGACACGGCGGTGAACATCGCCACGGATGCGATGGACAGGCTTCGCACCACGGGCGACTCCCACCAGCGGTGCATGGTCGCCGAGGTCATGGGACGCCACGTCGGCTGGATCGCCCTGCACGCCGGTATGGCCGCCGGCGCCCACGTGATCTGCATCCCCGAGGTGCCGATGTCGATCGACGACATCACCGAGCTCGTGACCAGCGCCCACGACCGCGGCCGCGCGCCCCTGGTCGTCGTCTCCGAAGGCTTCAAGCTCCTCGGAATGGACGAGGCATACAGCGACAAGGGGCTCGACGCCTTCAACCGGCCGCGGCTCGGTGGCATCGGCGATCTGCTCGCTCCCGAGATCGAGCGCATCACGGGTATCGAGACGCGCGCCACGATCCTCGGCCACATCCAGCGCGGTGGTTCCCCGTCGGCGTTCGACAGGGTCCTCGCGACGCGACTCGGCCTCCATGCCGCGGACGCGCTCGTCGACGGAGCCTGGGGCCAGATGGTGGCGATGCAGGGCACCGACATCGTCCGGGTGCCGTTCGCCGATGCGCTGGGCGAGCTGAACACGGTCCCGCGCTACCGCTACGACGAGGCCGCCGCACTCTTCGGCTGA
- a CDS encoding bifunctional riboflavin kinase/FAD synthetase → MIVFRSPEEVSGGFGPSAVAIGKFDGVHAGHRAVIERLKEAAAATGSRAVAVTFDRNPLAVIRPDRCPENVVTVERKLELLGGLGLDATLVLTFDEEMAARSAEDFVVDILVGALQVSTVLVGQDFRFGHRGAGTPELLRELGPRYGFSVEVVDDVYLPGSPRRVSSSWIRELLMEGDVASAATVLGRYPDVRGEVVHGLKRGRELGFPTANLSTIVDAFVPADGVYAGWLVDHDTGIRHPSAISVGTNPTFDDVLVRQVEAHVLGETGLDLYGHDVTVEFVARLRGMVAFEGIEKLMEQMGADVTDAARALGITSA, encoded by the coding sequence GTGATCGTCTTCCGCAGCCCGGAGGAGGTTTCCGGCGGATTCGGCCCGAGCGCCGTCGCCATCGGCAAGTTCGATGGTGTCCACGCCGGTCATCGTGCGGTCATCGAACGGCTGAAGGAAGCCGCCGCCGCCACCGGGAGCCGCGCGGTCGCCGTGACCTTCGACCGCAATCCGCTGGCAGTCATCCGGCCGGATCGCTGTCCCGAGAACGTCGTCACGGTCGAGCGCAAGCTCGAGCTGTTGGGCGGCCTCGGGCTCGACGCGACACTCGTGCTCACATTCGACGAGGAGATGGCCGCCCGCAGCGCGGAGGACTTCGTCGTCGACATCCTCGTCGGTGCGCTGCAGGTGTCGACCGTCCTGGTCGGTCAGGACTTCCGCTTCGGGCACCGAGGCGCGGGCACGCCCGAGCTGCTACGCGAACTCGGCCCTCGCTACGGCTTCTCCGTCGAGGTCGTCGACGATGTGTATCTTCCCGGTTCCCCTCGCCGCGTCTCGTCCAGCTGGATCCGAGAGCTGCTGATGGAGGGGGACGTCGCTTCGGCCGCCACGGTGCTCGGGCGCTATCCCGACGTCCGCGGCGAGGTCGTCCACGGCCTCAAGCGCGGGCGGGAGCTGGGGTTCCCCACAGCCAACCTCTCGACCATCGTCGACGCCTTCGTCCCCGCCGACGGGGTGTATGCCGGGTGGCTCGTCGACCACGACACCGGCATCCGTCATCCGTCCGCGATCTCGGTGGGCACGAATCCGACCTTCGACGACGTGCTCGTACGTCAGGTCGAGGCGCACGTGCTGGGGGAGACCGGGCTCGACCTGTACGGACACGATGTCACGGTCGAGTTCGTGGCGAGACTGCGGGGCATGGTCGCCTTCGAGGGCATCGAGAAGCTGATGGAGCAGATGGGTGCGGACGTCACGGACGCTGCTCGGGCTCTCGGCATCACATCCGCATAA
- the truB gene encoding tRNA pseudouridine(55) synthase TruB yields the protein MVSPGILLVDKPAGLTSHDVVARTRRAFGTRKVGHAGTLDPMATGLLVIGIEGATRLLTYIVGADKTYEATIRLGQTTGTDDAEGEILMTAEPEAWSAVTDAAVDEGILALTGEISQVPSSVSAIKVDGRRAYDRVRAGEEVVLAARDVVVSRFDVSARRQQDGFLDLDVIVDCSSGTYIRSLARDLGAALGVGGHLTALRRTRVGPFEVTDAVGLDALEGAPTLTPGDAAGRILPVLEMSAEEARDLRHGKRLGGQAARLADALGAAIDPDGLLVGIVEKRGADLKSAMNMPEGDR from the coding sequence ATGGTCTCGCCCGGCATCCTTCTCGTCGACAAGCCCGCTGGGCTGACCAGCCACGACGTGGTCGCCCGCACGCGGCGCGCGTTCGGGACGCGGAAGGTCGGCCATGCGGGGACACTCGATCCGATGGCGACCGGACTCCTCGTCATCGGCATCGAAGGTGCCACCCGGCTGCTGACCTACATCGTCGGCGCGGACAAGACCTACGAGGCGACGATCCGTCTCGGACAGACCACCGGGACGGACGACGCCGAGGGCGAGATCCTCATGACCGCCGAACCCGAGGCATGGAGCGCGGTCACGGATGCCGCGGTCGACGAGGGCATCCTGGCGTTGACCGGAGAGATCTCCCAGGTTCCCAGCTCGGTGTCCGCCATCAAGGTCGACGGACGACGTGCATACGATCGTGTGCGTGCCGGCGAAGAGGTCGTGCTCGCCGCGCGGGACGTCGTCGTGTCTCGCTTCGACGTGTCGGCACGGCGTCAGCAGGACGGTTTTCTCGATCTCGATGTGATCGTCGACTGCTCTTCCGGCACGTACATCCGGTCGCTCGCCCGTGACCTCGGCGCCGCACTCGGTGTCGGCGGACACCTCACCGCGCTGCGGCGCACGCGGGTCGGGCCGTTCGAAGTGACGGATGCCGTCGGTCTCGATGCGCTCGAAGGCGCGCCGACGCTGACTCCAGGCGACGCGGCGGGGCGCATCCTTCCGGTGCTGGAGATGTCCGCAGAAGAAGCACGGGACCTCCGACACGGCAAGCGACTGGGAGGGCAGGCCGCCCGCCTCGCAGACGCTCTCGGTGCCGCGATCGACCCGGACGGCCTTCTGGTGGGCATCGTCGAGAAGCGGGGCGCAGATCTGAAGAGCGCCATGAACATGCCGGAGGGCGACCGATGA